One window from the genome of Hydra vulgaris chromosome 02, alternate assembly HydraT2T_AEP encodes:
- the LOC136075976 gene encoding uncharacterized protein LOC136075976 encodes MSLSIKNLRNQGYDNGRNMRTKNKGVQRRILDVNPRALFIPCCAHTLNFAVNDAVKCCLRVYVIFSVSTRRWEVLTRHVSNLSVKPLSETRWESRIGALKPLRYQLGDIYDALAEIANDTNLTGASVVSLVVWYNVLFEINITSKQLQPKEVDMHGAINYPNKNKEVSYPKEKLKINFYFAILDKAIQLVEERFTLIQTISLLFGFLYDVHSLKSVTSKEVMEHCLNPEKAMQHVSSKDIDAVDLCSELKSISRRIVRCKVSLDLQNFILNNNLTDCVPNTVIVLRILLTLLASVASGERSFSKLKLIKIFLRTFMQQERLAGLATLSTYSEHDIAKNISQTKLVSTFAKTKARKVKF; translated from the exons ATGTCTTTATCTATTAAAAACTTACGCAATCAAGGATATGACAATGGCAGAAATATGAGGACAAAAAATAAGGGTGTCCAACGAAGAATTTTAGATGTCAATCCCCGAGCTTTGTTTATTCCTTGCTGTGCACATACATTGAATTTTGCTGTTAATGATGCTGTTAAATGTTGCTTACGTGTATATGTAATCTTTTCTGTATCAACTCGTCGCTGGGAAGTTTTAACACGACATGTTTCTAATCTCTCTGTTAAACCACTGAGTGAAACAAGGTGGGAAAGCCGAATTGGTGCTTTAAAACCTCTCCGTTATCAACTTGGTGATATCTACGATGCTCTGGCAGAGATTGCGAACGACACAAATTTAACAGGAGCATCTG tcgtTTCTCTGGTTGTGTGGTACAACGTGTTATTTGAGATTAATATAACTAGTAAGCAACTTCAGCCAAAAGAAGTAGATATGCATGGCGCCATAAACTatcctaataaaaataaagaagtttctT atccaaaagaaaaattaaaaataaacttttactttgCTATTCTTGACAAAGCAATACAATTGGTTGAAGAAAGATTTACTCTTATACAAACAATAAGTTTGTTGTTTGGTTTTCTCTATGATGTTCACAGTTTAAAGAGTGTAACAAGCAAAGAAGTTATGGAACATTGCTTGAATCCTGAGAAAGCTATGCAACATGTAAGCTCCAAAGATATCGATGCAGTTGATCTATGTAGTGAACTGAAATCAATTTCAAGACGAATTGTAAGGTGTAAAGTGTCATtagatttacaaaattttatattaaacaataatctaACAGATTGTGTCCCCAACACTGTTATAGTTTTAAGAATCCTATTGACACTTCTAGCCTCTGTGGCTAGTGGTGAGCGAAGCTTCTCAAAACTcaaactgataaaaatatttttgagaacgTTTATGCAGCAAGAAAGACTTGCTGGATTAGCTACTCTGTCAACATATAGTGAACATGATATTGCTAAAAACATTAGCCAGACGAAACTTGTTTCtacatttgcaaaaacaaaagcgcgaaaagtaaagttttaa